From Sulfurirhabdus autotrophica, the proteins below share one genomic window:
- the dnaE gene encoding DNA polymerase III subunit alpha, translating to MSDPSFIHLRLHSEFSIVDGIVRIGDAVKRAAADKMPALALTDLSNMFGMVKFYKKARGQGIKPIVGCDVWVTNEVDRDKPTRLLLLTQNRQGYLNLCELISRGYRTNQHRGRAEISKAWLAEGLAENLIALSGAHMGDIGVALQMENLDEAARLAGEWDKLFPQRFYIELQRTGMPQMENYVQRALNLASELKLPVVATHPIQFMDTDDFKAHEARVCIAEGAVLGDQRRAKAFTAEQYFKSQQDMATLFADVPEALANTIEIAKRCNLTIELGNNKLPQFPTPEGMTLDDFMCQEAANGLKVRMELLYPDPVKREEQMPVYLDRLKFETDTIVQMGFPGYFLIVADFINWAKHNGVPVGPGRGSGAGSLVAYVLGITDLDPLRYDLLFERFLNPERVSMPDFDVDFCQDGRERVIEYVRDHYGADSVSQIATFGTLGSKSVIRDVGRVLEMPYNMCDQLSKLVPIEGVKPVSLQKALEMEPQLKERYDNEEEVRELFSLAEKLEDLTRNVGMHAGGVLIAPGKLTDFCPLYCAQGSESVVSQFDKDDVEQIGLVKFDFLGLRTLTIIDWAVRYIRDLKRQAGADDAFNIETIPLDDVRSYRLLKDCNTTAVFQLESRGMKDLIRRLQPDCFDDIVALVALFRPGPLQSGMVDDFINRKHGKAKVDYMHPNLEATLKPTYGVIVYQEQVMQIAQILGGYSLGSADMLRRAMGKKKAEEMAEHRSIFVGGATERDVEPKKAEYLFDLMEKFAEYGFNKSHSAAYALVAYQTAFLKAHFPSAFMASTMSADMDDTDKVHTFYDDCLVNGLEVLPPDINSSEYRFVPVNDKQIRYGLGAIKGTGEAAINAIVNARNTDGPFKDLFDVCRRVDKRIVNRRVLESLAKVGAFDSLNDNRATMLASVGIALNSAEQASRDVNQSSLFSLFDDDAGHQVQLVEAPRWNDREQLIQEKACLGYYFSGHPYTSYAKEISGFVRTRLKDLSPQQQPVFMAGVVYSTRTQMTRRGKMMIVSLDDSSTQIEVTVFSELVDAHRDLLKEDQLLVIEGKVTRDDYSGPGSLRVTAEKLYDLTGARTRFAKAIHISCNGQANSGKLQELLSPYRNGGCPVTISYRNNRASCDVELGETWRVQLHDNLLLSLSDWLDAENIRIRYQ from the coding sequence ATGTCTGATCCTTCATTTATTCACCTTCGGCTTCATAGTGAATTTTCCATCGTAGACGGTATCGTCCGTATTGGCGATGCCGTCAAGCGTGCTGCCGCAGACAAAATGCCTGCGTTGGCCCTGACTGACCTGTCCAATATGTTTGGTATGGTGAAGTTCTATAAGAAAGCTCGTGGCCAAGGGATAAAACCGATTGTTGGTTGTGATGTATGGGTGACCAATGAGGTGGACCGGGATAAGCCAACCCGGTTGTTGCTACTGACCCAGAATCGGCAGGGCTATTTGAACCTGTGCGAATTGATTTCGCGTGGTTATCGTACTAATCAACACCGCGGCCGCGCTGAAATTTCCAAGGCATGGCTTGCTGAAGGGTTGGCAGAAAATCTGATTGCTTTGTCTGGCGCTCATATGGGTGACATTGGTGTAGCGCTGCAAATGGAAAACCTGGATGAAGCCGCCAGGTTGGCCGGTGAGTGGGATAAATTATTCCCGCAACGCTTTTACATTGAACTGCAGCGCACAGGTATGCCGCAGATGGAAAACTATGTACAACGCGCGTTGAATCTGGCTTCCGAACTGAAATTGCCTGTGGTGGCGACCCACCCTATCCAGTTTATGGATACCGATGATTTTAAGGCCCATGAAGCTCGGGTGTGTATTGCTGAAGGTGCTGTGCTGGGAGACCAGCGGCGCGCCAAGGCATTTACAGCAGAACAGTATTTCAAAAGCCAGCAGGATATGGCGACCCTTTTTGCCGATGTGCCTGAAGCATTAGCGAATACCATTGAAATTGCTAAACGCTGTAACTTGACGATTGAGCTGGGTAATAACAAATTGCCACAGTTTCCCACGCCGGAAGGAATGACGCTGGATGATTTCATGTGCCAGGAGGCTGCCAATGGCCTCAAGGTGCGCATGGAATTATTGTATCCAGACCCGGTAAAGCGTGAAGAACAGATGCCCGTGTATCTGGACAGGTTAAAGTTTGAAACCGATACTATCGTACAGATGGGATTCCCCGGCTATTTCCTGATTGTGGCGGACTTTATCAACTGGGCAAAACATAATGGTGTGCCGGTAGGGCCGGGGCGGGGGTCTGGTGCAGGTTCCCTTGTGGCATATGTGCTAGGCATTACCGATCTTGATCCGTTGCGATATGACTTGCTGTTTGAACGTTTCCTGAACCCGGAACGGGTATCCATGCCTGACTTTGACGTGGACTTTTGTCAGGACGGGCGCGAACGAGTTATTGAATATGTGCGCGATCATTATGGCGCGGATAGTGTTTCCCAGATTGCTACTTTCGGTACATTGGGCTCCAAGTCAGTGATTCGTGACGTGGGCCGCGTGCTTGAAATGCCCTATAACATGTGCGACCAGTTATCCAAACTGGTGCCAATTGAAGGCGTTAAGCCCGTTTCGTTGCAGAAAGCGCTGGAAATGGAACCGCAACTCAAGGAACGCTACGATAACGAAGAAGAAGTGCGCGAGCTGTTTTCTCTGGCAGAAAAACTGGAAGATTTGACCCGTAACGTGGGTATGCATGCCGGAGGCGTGTTGATCGCTCCGGGCAAGTTAACTGATTTTTGCCCACTTTATTGTGCTCAGGGCTCCGAATCTGTCGTGAGCCAGTTTGATAAAGATGACGTAGAGCAGATCGGTCTGGTCAAGTTCGACTTTTTGGGTCTGCGCACGCTAACCATTATTGATTGGGCAGTGCGGTATATTCGTGATCTGAAACGTCAGGCAGGGGCGGATGATGCTTTTAACATCGAAACCATTCCGCTGGATGATGTGAGATCTTACCGTTTGCTAAAAGATTGCAACACCACAGCGGTATTCCAGCTGGAATCCCGCGGGATGAAGGACCTGATTCGCCGCCTGCAACCGGATTGTTTTGACGATATTGTGGCGCTGGTCGCATTGTTCCGTCCCGGCCCGTTGCAGTCAGGTATGGTGGATGACTTTATTAACCGTAAGCACGGCAAAGCCAAAGTTGATTACATGCACCCTAATCTGGAGGCAACGCTTAAGCCTACCTATGGTGTGATTGTTTATCAGGAGCAGGTAATGCAGATCGCCCAGATTCTGGGCGGCTATTCGCTTGGCAGTGCGGATATGCTGCGCCGTGCCATGGGTAAGAAAAAAGCTGAAGAAATGGCGGAACACCGCAGTATTTTCGTCGGTGGCGCGACCGAGCGCGATGTTGAACCCAAGAAGGCAGAATATCTATTCGACCTGATGGAGAAGTTTGCCGAGTACGGTTTTAATAAATCCCACTCTGCAGCCTATGCGCTGGTAGCGTATCAGACTGCTTTTCTTAAAGCGCATTTTCCTTCCGCATTTATGGCATCGACCATGTCGGCCGATATGGATGATACCGATAAGGTTCATACTTTTTACGATGATTGTCTGGTGAACGGCCTGGAAGTGCTGCCGCCGGACATTAACTCAAGTGAATACCGCTTTGTGCCGGTGAATGACAAGCAGATACGCTATGGCTTGGGTGCAATCAAAGGGACCGGTGAGGCAGCGATTAATGCCATTGTGAATGCACGTAACACAGATGGGCCATTTAAAGACTTGTTTGATGTTTGTCGTCGTGTTGATAAACGTATCGTGAATCGCCGCGTGCTGGAATCATTGGCGAAGGTGGGCGCATTCGATTCTCTCAATGACAATCGTGCCACCATGCTGGCGTCGGTTGGCATTGCCCTGAATTCTGCAGAACAGGCGAGCCGCGACGTCAATCAAAGCAGCTTGTTCAGTCTGTTTGATGATGATGCAGGCCATCAGGTGCAATTGGTTGAAGCGCCACGCTGGAATGACAGAGAGCAGTTGATCCAGGAAAAAGCCTGCCTTGGCTACTACTTCAGTGGGCACCCTTATACCTCTTATGCCAAAGAAATCTCTGGATTTGTGAGAACCCGTCTCAAGGATTTATCCCCGCAACAGCAGCCAGTATTTATGGCTGGAGTCGTTTATTCAACGCGCACTCAAATGACACGCCGTGGAAAAATGATGATTGTTTCTCTGGATGACAGCAGTACTCAGATAGAGGTCACAGTGTTCAGTGAATTGGTGGATGCCCACCGTGACCTGTTAAAAGAAGATCAATTGCTGGTAATCGAAGGCAAAGTAACCCGCGATGATTATTCAGGCCCGGGTAGTCTGCGCGTCACTGCAGAAAAACTGTACGACCTTACAGGAGCAAGGACCCGATTTGCCAAAGCCATACATATCTCCTGCAACGGGCAGGCGAACTCCGGTAAGCTGCAGGAATTGCTTTCACCCTACCGGAATGGCGGTTGTCCAGTGACCATTTCTTATCGGAATAACCGGGCAAGTTGTGATGTGGAGTTGGGAGAAACATGGCGGGTGCAACTGCACGATAATCTTTTGCTGTCGTTATCAGACTGGCTGGATGCTGAAAACATTCGTATTCGGTATCAATAG
- the trhP gene encoding prephenate-dependent tRNA uridine(34) hydroxylase TrhP gives MKTPELLAPAGTLEKMRYAFLFGADAVYAGQPRYSLRARNNEFKMEQLEIGIKEAHSQNKKFFVASNLMPHNAKVKTYMADMAPIIAMKPDALIMADPGLISMVREKWPEIPVHLSVQANTVNYATVKFWQAMGLTRVILSRELSFDEIEEIKQHCPDMELEVFVHGALCIAYSGRCLLSGYFNHRDPNQGTCTNSCRWDYKVHDTDEDATGDIQKIDLDFRAAMEEPRFADCGDQQRHPLSDKVYLIEEKNRPGELMPIIEDDHGTYIMNSKDLRAVEHIERLAKIGVDSLKIEGRTKSAYYVARTSQVYRKAIDDAVAGRPFDLSLLSDLENLASRGYTDGFYERHHTHEYQNYIKGHSESDRSQYVGDVIAYDAQTGFAEIEVKNRFSVGDKLEIIHPSGNQTITLKQMTSKDGKTLDEAPGSGHRVKIPLNANLEKALITRFF, from the coding sequence ATGAAAACTCCTGAACTTTTGGCACCAGCCGGCACGCTGGAAAAAATGCGCTACGCCTTCCTATTCGGCGCCGATGCAGTCTATGCAGGGCAACCACGTTATTCTCTGCGCGCACGAAATAATGAATTTAAAATGGAACAACTGGAAATTGGCATTAAAGAAGCCCATAGCCAAAACAAAAAATTCTTTGTCGCCAGCAACCTGATGCCTCACAACGCCAAAGTCAAAACCTATATGGCAGATATGGCGCCGATTATCGCTATGAAGCCCGATGCGCTGATTATGGCTGACCCTGGCCTGATCAGTATGGTGCGGGAAAAATGGCCGGAAATACCAGTTCATTTATCGGTACAGGCCAACACTGTTAACTACGCCACCGTAAAATTCTGGCAGGCTATGGGGCTTACCCGGGTTATTTTGTCTCGAGAATTGTCTTTTGACGAAATTGAAGAGATCAAGCAACACTGCCCGGACATGGAACTGGAAGTCTTTGTGCACGGTGCTTTGTGTATTGCTTATTCCGGACGATGCTTGCTATCTGGTTACTTTAACCACCGCGACCCCAATCAGGGAACATGCACAAACTCTTGCCGCTGGGACTATAAAGTTCACGATACAGATGAAGATGCCACTGGTGATATACAAAAAATAGATCTGGATTTTCGCGCAGCTATGGAAGAACCCCGCTTTGCTGATTGCGGTGATCAGCAACGTCATCCTTTGTCGGACAAAGTCTATCTGATTGAAGAAAAAAATCGTCCGGGTGAACTCATGCCCATCATTGAAGATGACCATGGAACCTATATCATGAATTCCAAGGACCTGCGAGCTGTGGAACATATTGAACGGCTGGCAAAAATCGGGGTGGATTCGCTTAAAATTGAAGGCCGCACTAAATCCGCCTACTACGTTGCTCGCACCTCTCAGGTTTATCGCAAAGCGATTGATGATGCAGTGGCCGGCCGGCCTTTTGACCTTTCGCTCCTTTCTGATTTAGAAAACCTGGCCAGCCGGGGCTATACCGATGGCTTCTACGAACGCCACCACACCCACGAATACCAGAACTATATTAAAGGGCACTCAGAAAGTGACCGCAGCCAATATGTAGGGGATGTTATAGCCTATGACGCGCAAACCGGCTTTGCTGAAATTGAAGTAAAAAACCGTTTCAGCGTTGGCGACAAATTGGAAATCATTCATCCATCAGGCAACCAAACCATTACGCTGAAACAAATGACCAGCAAAGACGGTAAAACACTAGATGAAGCTCCGGGTAGTGGTCATCGGGTAAAAATACCTTTAAATGCCAATCTGGAAAAGGCTTTAATCACCCGATTTTTTTAA
- a CDS encoding FlxA-like family protein, with protein sequence MIQATGISQAYSTAGSGTASAGLEAQLARLQQELSDCVNCASAKTTEGKAKIQAVEAKINVIQARLDAVAVQSQGDNNIQAISKSSQTQQLDQHSANVENRPIRDSLVGSVINTSA encoded by the coding sequence GTGATACAGGCAACAGGCATTTCCCAGGCTTACAGTACTGCAGGCTCCGGCACTGCATCTGCAGGCTTGGAAGCTCAACTTGCGCGCCTTCAACAGGAATTATCCGATTGCGTTAATTGTGCTTCGGCTAAAACCACAGAAGGAAAAGCAAAAATTCAGGCTGTCGAAGCCAAAATCAATGTCATACAGGCACGCCTGGATGCGGTAGCCGTACAATCACAGGGTGATAACAATATACAGGCAATTAGTAAGTCATCCCAAACGCAGCAACTGGATCAACATTCTGCCAACGTTGAAAATCGTCCCATCAGGGATAGCTTAGTCGGAAGCGTTATCAATACCAGCGCGTAG
- a CDS encoding thioredoxin family protein, producing the protein MKNIKVLGTGCTNCKTTLKLIEDAAKAKGTEIQLEKIEDIAQILGYGVMSTPGVVIDGKVVHAGGVPSKSTIESWL; encoded by the coding sequence ATGAAAAATATTAAAGTATTAGGAACCGGTTGCACCAATTGTAAAACAACGCTGAAACTGATTGAGGACGCTGCCAAGGCAAAAGGCACCGAAATTCAGCTTGAGAAAATAGAAGACATTGCTCAGATATTGGGCTATGGAGTTATGTCGACACCAGGCGTTGTGATTGATGGGAAGGTGGTGCATGCTGGAGGTGTTCCGTCCAAAAGTACGATAGAAAGCTGGTTGTAA
- a CDS encoding permease: MFDALATLLIYDLAGMKGTALSDALHFFVMDVTKILVLLTLVIYGMGLLRALLKPEKVREFIRNRGNIQSRFMAVGLGAVTPFCSCSSIPLFIGFVEAGIPLGVTLSFLIASPMINEVAVVLLASIIGWKFTVLYIVTGLSVALIGGFVLERFKPERWVEDYVWKIRMGESAQIEEDKSMRARHQYAVNQVKEIVRRIWKYILIGVGVGAFIHGFVPADLVAKVAGGGGLLSVIGAVLVGVPLYSDAVGIIPIAEVLLGKGVPIGTVLAFMMSVTALSLPEMIILRKVIKVPLMVLFSGYLALAFVVVGVSFNFLRTIL, encoded by the coding sequence ATGTTTGATGCTTTAGCTACCTTACTGATTTACGATTTGGCCGGGATGAAAGGTACGGCCCTGAGTGATGCTTTGCATTTTTTTGTCATGGATGTGACCAAGATATTGGTGTTGCTCACCTTGGTAATTTATGGTATGGGGTTGCTTCGCGCCTTGCTCAAACCCGAGAAGGTGCGCGAGTTCATTCGCAATCGAGGTAATATCCAAAGCCGTTTCATGGCTGTGGGACTGGGGGCGGTGACACCATTCTGTTCCTGTTCGTCTATTCCGCTCTTTATCGGCTTTGTGGAGGCAGGTATTCCATTGGGCGTGACCCTTTCATTTCTGATCGCCAGTCCGATGATCAACGAAGTGGCCGTGGTGCTGCTAGCATCCATTATCGGCTGGAAATTCACCGTGCTATATATCGTTACTGGATTGTCTGTTGCATTGATCGGCGGCTTTGTGCTGGAGCGATTCAAGCCAGAGCGTTGGGTTGAGGATTATGTCTGGAAAATTCGCATGGGTGAATCAGCGCAGATTGAAGAAGATAAATCTATGCGAGCCCGGCATCAGTACGCGGTAAATCAAGTTAAAGAAATCGTCCGGCGCATCTGGAAATACATTCTCATCGGTGTGGGAGTGGGTGCGTTTATTCATGGATTCGTGCCGGCTGATCTGGTTGCAAAGGTTGCAGGAGGAGGCGGTCTGCTGTCGGTGATAGGAGCGGTGCTAGTTGGCGTGCCACTTTATTCTGACGCAGTTGGGATTATACCGATTGCCGAGGTGCTGTTGGGTAAGGGGGTGCCAATCGGTACAGTACTGGCCTTCATGATGTCCGTCACTGCGCTGTCGCTGCCAGAAATGATTATATTGCGTAAAGTCATCAAGGTTCCGCTAATGGTATTGTTTTCAGGCTATCTGGCGCTGGCTTTTGTTGTCGTAGGCGTGTCGTTTAATTTTTTGAGGACTATATTATGA
- a CDS encoding sulfurtransferase, with protein MKNIFRITLLLLLWMGANIASASAKPDFLVDADWLAGHLKDQKLVVLEVRYHPHRYFTVGHIPGAVQVQRFKDLGDNHAIPSMRFPSREAFEQTLRTWGVNNDSTIVLYDDSVTALTSRVYFLLDLYGFDMKRVKILNGGTIEWSAFNSMTKEETKRKPGNVKLKPAKPGMVVEWTDVYSDVVARRDPAIVLLDSRPADMYTGKVVQHSVRGGHIPGAISIVSLDGADGQSQTWKSLDDIAVLYKSLPKDKTIYAYCHDGFRSSLAWLQLKALGYIDVRIYNGGWGDWGNNLTLPVSEGDQPYDDAFAL; from the coding sequence ATGAAAAATATATTCCGGATCACCCTGTTATTGCTGCTTTGGATGGGGGCAAATATCGCCTCAGCGAGTGCCAAACCTGACTTTCTGGTAGACGCCGATTGGCTGGCAGGTCATTTGAAAGATCAGAAGCTGGTGGTGCTGGAAGTGCGCTATCATCCGCACCGTTATTTCACCGTGGGGCATATACCTGGTGCGGTACAAGTGCAGCGTTTTAAGGATTTGGGTGATAACCACGCCATACCCTCGATGCGATTCCCCTCACGTGAAGCCTTTGAACAGACGTTGCGTACTTGGGGCGTGAATAACGATTCAACTATCGTGCTTTACGATGATTCCGTCACTGCGCTGACTTCTCGTGTTTACTTTCTGCTCGATCTGTATGGATTTGACATGAAGCGGGTGAAAATACTGAACGGTGGCACTATAGAGTGGAGTGCCTTTAACAGCATGACAAAAGAAGAAACCAAACGGAAACCGGGTAACGTCAAACTGAAGCCTGCCAAGCCCGGCATGGTGGTGGAATGGACTGATGTCTACAGCGATGTAGTGGCCAGGCGTGATCCTGCAATCGTCCTTCTGGATTCTCGCCCCGCTGATATGTATACCGGCAAGGTGGTGCAACATTCCGTTCGCGGTGGACATATTCCGGGTGCGATCAGTATCGTCAGTCTGGATGGGGCGGATGGTCAGAGCCAGACCTGGAAATCCCTGGACGACATTGCAGTGCTGTACAAGTCCCTCCCCAAGGACAAGACCATTTACGCCTATTGCCATGATGGTTTCCGTTCCAGCCTGGCCTGGCTGCAACTGAAAGCACTGGGCTACATAGATGTACGCATTTATAACGGCGGCTGGGGAGACTGGGGTAACAACCTGACGCTGCCAGTGTCGGAGGGTGATCAGCCGTACGATGATGCATTTGCGCTCTGA
- the arsB gene encoding ACR3 family arsenite efflux transporter: MSVQCEITARAESGAALGFFERWLTLWVFMSIAIGIGLGQLIPSLFRAVGSMEVAQVNLPVGVLIWVMIIPMLLKIDFGALHQVKQHWRGIGVTLFINWAVKPFSMALLGWIFIRQVFAPYLPADQLDSYVAGLILLAAAPCTAMVFVWSNLTRGEPLFTLSQVALNDVIMIFAFAPIVALLLGLSAITVPWDTLFLSVALYIVIPVAIAQIWRAILQKLGPSAMEITLKRLHPLSLSALLLTLVLLFGFQGQAILEQPLVIAMLAVPILIQVYFNSGLAYLLNRKFGVAHCVAGPSALIGASNFFELAVAAAISLFGFQSGAALATVVGVLIEVPVMLSVVRIVNASKQWYEAGQ; encoded by the coding sequence ATGAGCGTCCAGTGTGAAATAACCGCGCGAGCGGAAAGCGGAGCAGCGCTTGGTTTTTTTGAACGTTGGCTGACGTTATGGGTTTTTATGTCCATTGCGATTGGCATTGGGTTAGGGCAATTAATACCAAGCCTGTTTCGCGCAGTAGGTTCAATGGAAGTGGCGCAGGTTAATTTGCCTGTGGGGGTGCTGATCTGGGTCATGATCATTCCGATGCTGCTCAAGATTGATTTTGGTGCGCTGCATCAGGTTAAGCAGCATTGGCGTGGCATTGGAGTCACACTGTTCATCAACTGGGCAGTGAAGCCTTTTTCCATGGCACTACTGGGCTGGATATTTATCCGTCAGGTGTTTGCACCCTATTTGCCCGCCGATCAGCTGGACAGTTATGTCGCCGGCCTGATTTTGCTGGCCGCCGCACCCTGCACAGCCATGGTGTTTGTGTGGAGTAACCTGACCCGTGGTGAGCCTTTATTTACCTTGTCTCAAGTGGCTCTCAACGATGTAATTATGATTTTTGCTTTTGCGCCGATTGTTGCACTTTTGCTGGGACTGTCTGCGATCACTGTGCCTTGGGATACCTTGTTTCTTTCGGTTGCGCTATATATTGTTATTCCAGTCGCGATTGCCCAAATTTGGAGAGCTATATTGCAGAAGCTTGGGCCCAGCGCCATGGAAATAACACTCAAACGGTTACATCCACTATCGCTCTCAGCACTATTGCTTACCTTGGTGTTGCTGTTTGGTTTTCAAGGCCAGGCAATTCTTGAGCAACCTTTAGTGATTGCCATGCTGGCTGTCCCGATCCTGATTCAAGTCTACTTTAATTCAGGTTTAGCCTATCTGCTGAACCGCAAGTTTGGCGTGGCCCATTGCGTGGCTGGTCCATCAGCATTGATTGGGGCGAGTAATTTTTTTGAACTGGCGGTTGCAGCGGCGATTAGCTTGTTCGGATTTCAGTCGGGGGCGGCATTGGCTACCGTGGTGGGGGTGTTGATCGAAGTGCCGGTGATGCTTTCAGTGGTGCGCATCGTCAATGCCAGCAAGCAATGGTATGAGGCAGGGCAGTAG
- a CDS encoding ArsI/CadI family heavy metal resistance metalloenzyme, which translates to MKRFHVHVSVKDLIESIQFYSTMFGQSPTVHKDDYAKWMLDDPRINFAISNRSSKEGVDHLGIQVDSEEELSAVQVNLNQATSSVVEQREGACCYAESNKYWVKDPAGIAWEAFHTLGSIPVFGVEEATDSLEKPALSKSGCCTPVFGKSGCC; encoded by the coding sequence ATGAAACGATTCCATGTTCACGTGTCAGTGAAAGATTTGATTGAAAGCATTCAATTTTATTCGACCATGTTCGGGCAAAGCCCAACAGTACATAAAGATGATTACGCAAAATGGATGCTGGATGATCCTCGCATTAATTTTGCCATTTCCAACCGTAGCAGCAAGGAGGGGGTAGATCATCTGGGTATTCAAGTGGATAGTGAAGAAGAGTTATCCGCTGTTCAGGTGAATCTGAATCAGGCGACCAGTTCCGTAGTGGAGCAACGAGAGGGTGCTTGCTGTTATGCGGAATCCAACAAATACTGGGTAAAAGATCCTGCCGGTATAGCTTGGGAGGCATTTCATACGCTGGGAAGCATACCGGTGTTTGGTGTTGAAGAAGCAACTGACAGTTTAGAAAAACCAGCGCTCAGCAAGAGTGGATGCTGTACGCCTGTATTTGGAAAGTCTGGCTGTTGTTGA
- a CDS encoding arsenate reductase ArsC, with product MHKTVLILCTGNSCRSQMAEALVNHDLGPDIVAISAGTSPGPKVADGAIEALNLAGVSTDGLSPKHVDAVLNEAVDLVVTVCDNAKESCPVFPRPVPTIHMPFHDPHGEALDSFERVRDEIRAKLLPIIQERLS from the coding sequence ATGCATAAAACGGTTCTTATTTTGTGTACTGGAAATTCATGCCGCAGCCAAATGGCCGAAGCCTTGGTTAATCATGATTTAGGGCCAGATATTGTGGCCATTTCTGCAGGCACCAGCCCAGGACCTAAAGTGGCTGATGGTGCGATTGAAGCATTAAATCTTGCTGGTGTTTCTACAGATGGGTTAAGCCCTAAACATGTTGATGCTGTGCTAAATGAAGCTGTGGATCTGGTTGTTACCGTGTGTGATAACGCCAAGGAAAGTTGTCCGGTGTTTCCACGCCCAGTTCCTACCATCCACATGCCTTTCCATGATCCCCATGGCGAAGCGCTAGACAGTTTTGAGCGTGTTCGCGATGAAATACGTGCCAAATTGCTCCCGATAATTCAGGAGCGTCTTTCGTAG
- a CDS encoding metalloregulator ArsR/SmtB family transcription factor produces MLDSNQFFDILADETRRRVLVLLLKSQERCVCDIFQVLGLSQPKVSRHLAVMREAGVLASRKEGTWVHYRIHPQLPLWAVRILESMVQGIGESSPYAIDNDLLNEQGTGNACCS; encoded by the coding sequence ATGCTAGATTCTAATCAATTTTTCGATATATTGGCTGATGAGACCCGTCGTCGTGTATTGGTGTTGCTGCTTAAATCACAAGAACGTTGTGTTTGCGACATTTTTCAGGTGTTAGGTCTTTCTCAGCCAAAAGTTTCACGACATCTGGCTGTGATGAGGGAAGCAGGCGTTCTCGCCTCACGAAAAGAAGGGACATGGGTGCATTATCGTATTCACCCGCAATTGCCACTTTGGGCAGTACGTATTCTTGAGTCGATGGTGCAGGGTATTGGCGAGTCGTCACCCTATGCAATAGACAATGACCTTCTGAATGAGCAAGGAACAGGTAACGCTTGCTGCAGTTAA
- a CDS encoding c-type cytochrome — protein MKIKIIFCTAAFLLAGPAFAHSGKAIYEQTCATCHRSGVMDAPKLDDKEAWTPRLAQGRAKLIEHADYGLNAMPAHGGNDAFSEKDIEAAVDYMIEQVNGSSAKVSK, from the coding sequence ATGAAAATAAAGATAATTTTTTGTACCGCTGCGTTCTTGTTGGCTGGCCCTGCTTTTGCTCATTCCGGAAAGGCAATTTACGAGCAGACTTGCGCTACCTGTCACCGAAGTGGTGTTATGGATGCACCAAAATTAGATGATAAAGAGGCCTGGACGCCACGACTTGCGCAAGGAAGAGCAAAGTTGATTGAGCATGCGGATTACGGGTTGAATGCGATGCCTGCTCACGGTGGCAATGATGCCTTTTCTGAAAAGGATATTGAGGCAGCTGTGGATTACATGATAGAGCAGGTGAATGGTTCTTCTGCAAAAGTTTCTAAGTAA